The following proteins come from a genomic window of Dongia rigui:
- a CDS encoding LutC/YkgG family protein — MTTGTGRDRMLASIKAGISRQAERRHGSAGPAKPAPIIPARATAPGVDVVDLFRTMLIAAKATLDEVKTRDDVPAAVQKYLAANNAEARIRLSPDKRVSSIAWDKVPLLEISSGRSHGKDPTSVTPAVAVVAETGTVILQSSSETPTTLHFLPDQHVVVVAKSQIVGTYEDALARVKRGPDGGLPRTVNFVTGPSRSADIGKILLMGAHGPKKLHVIVVDEEL; from the coding sequence ATGACGACTGGTACAGGGCGCGACCGCATGCTGGCCTCGATCAAGGCCGGTATTTCCCGTCAGGCCGAACGCCGTCATGGCTCGGCGGGTCCCGCCAAGCCCGCACCGATCATCCCGGCACGGGCCACGGCACCCGGCGTCGATGTGGTGGATCTCTTCCGCACCATGCTCATTGCCGCCAAGGCGACGCTGGATGAGGTGAAAACCCGCGACGACGTGCCGGCAGCGGTGCAGAAATATCTCGCCGCCAACAATGCCGAAGCCCGCATTCGCCTCTCACCCGACAAGCGCGTCAGTTCCATAGCCTGGGACAAGGTGCCGCTCCTCGAAATCTCCAGCGGTCGCTCGCATGGCAAGGACCCGACCAGTGTGACCCCCGCTGTCGCCGTGGTCGCCGAAACCGGCACGGTGATCCTGCAATCTTCGAGTGAGACGCCGACCACGCTTCATTTCCTCCCCGACCAGCATGTGGTCGTCGTCGCGAAGAGCCAGATCGTCGGCACCTATGAAGATGCCTTGGCGCGCGTGAAGCGCGGCCCCGACGGCGGCCTGCCGCGGACGGTCAATTTCGTGACTGGCCCATCGCGTAGTGCGGATATCGGCAAGATCCTGCTGATGGGCGCCCACGGCCCGAAGAAGCTCCACGTCATCGTGGTGGATGAGGAACTCTGA
- a CDS encoding lactate utilization protein B: MSMVPTSNAFKDNATGALKDAPLQEALGIARSHSIQTRLNTVAKLPEFEQLRDIGRDLKNHVIANLDSYLLQFEQSVIDRGGHVHWCPDGDSARAKVLEICRSVNAKTVTKGKTMIGEEIGINDFLFSNGIEPVETDLGEYIIQLRGETPSHIIGPALHVTKAQVEETFRKAHTELDPNRNLDDAATLMAEAREKLRAGFLKADVGITGANFLIADEGATTIVTNEGNGDLTQTLPRIHIVLASIEKVVPSLKDAMTLLRILARSATGQEQSVYTTFSSGPRRPDDLDGPEEFHVVLIDNGRSSYLGTEFEEMLRCIRCGACLDHCPVYHSVGGHAYGWVYSGPIGSLLTPAIMGVENAKPLPHASSLCGRCEAVCPMRIPIPKMLRHWRETEFTRAITPPTERSGIRFWAFVARRPKLYRLATRIGARVLKGMAGSRGRLVSAPLAGGWTKHRDLPAPQGKTFHDLWKEKQGDRA; this comes from the coding sequence ATGAGCATGGTCCCCACCAGCAATGCCTTCAAGGACAATGCGACCGGTGCGCTCAAAGACGCACCACTGCAGGAAGCACTCGGCATCGCCCGCTCGCATTCCATCCAGACGCGCCTCAACACGGTGGCGAAGCTGCCGGAATTCGAGCAGTTGCGTGACATCGGCCGCGACTTGAAGAATCACGTCATCGCCAATCTCGATTCGTATCTGCTGCAGTTCGAGCAATCGGTGATCGATCGCGGCGGCCATGTGCATTGGTGCCCGGATGGTGACTCGGCGCGCGCCAAGGTGCTGGAGATTTGCCGCAGCGTGAACGCCAAGACCGTCACCAAGGGCAAGACGATGATCGGCGAGGAGATCGGCATCAACGATTTCCTCTTTTCCAACGGCATCGAGCCAGTCGAAACCGATCTAGGCGAATACATCATTCAGCTGAGGGGCGAGACGCCCAGCCACATCATCGGCCCGGCGCTCCATGTCACCAAGGCGCAGGTCGAGGAAACCTTCCGCAAGGCCCATACCGAGCTTGACCCCAACCGTAATCTCGACGACGCCGCGACCCTGATGGCCGAGGCGCGGGAAAAACTGCGTGCCGGTTTCTTGAAGGCCGATGTTGGCATCACCGGCGCCAATTTCCTCATCGCCGACGAAGGGGCGACGACCATCGTCACCAATGAAGGCAATGGCGATCTGACGCAGACCCTGCCGCGCATCCATATCGTGCTGGCCTCGATCGAGAAGGTGGTGCCGAGCCTCAAGGACGCGATGACCCTGCTGCGCATCCTGGCGCGCTCGGCCACCGGCCAGGAACAATCGGTCTACACCACGTTTTCCAGTGGCCCGCGCCGGCCGGACGACCTCGACGGGCCGGAAGAATTCCACGTCGTCCTCATCGACAATGGCCGCTCGTCTTACCTCGGCACCGAGTTCGAGGAGATGCTGCGCTGCATCCGCTGCGGCGCCTGCCTCGATCATTGCCCGGTCTATCATTCGGTCGGCGGCCACGCTTATGGCTGGGTCTATTCCGGTCCCATCGGCTCGCTGCTGACCCCCGCCATCATGGGCGTCGAGAACGCCAAGCCCTTGCCCCATGCCTCGAGCCTGTGCGGGCGCTGCGAAGCCGTCTGCCCGATGCGCATTCCGATCCCCAAGATGCTACGGCATTGGCGCGAGACGGAATTCACCCGCGCCATCACACCACCCACGGAACGCTCCGGCATCCGCTTCTGGGCCTTCGTGGCGCGTCGGCCCAAGCTCTATCGCCTTGCCACCCGTATCGGCGCGCGCGTGCTCAAAGGCATGGCGGGCTCTCGCGGCCGGCTCGTTTCGGCACCGCTGGCCGGCGGCTGGACCAAGCACCGCGATCTGCCCGCCCCGCAGGGGAAGACCTTCCACGACCTCTGGAAAGAGAAGCAGGGAGACCGCGCATGA
- a CDS encoding (Fe-S)-binding protein, with the protein MSSQPETAQPRVQPGANVALFVTCLVDLFRPSVGFAAVKLLEEAGCRVHVPEAQTCCGQPAYNSGDREMAVELAKQTIAAFEGFDFIVAPSGSCGGMIKHHYPQLLAEDKEWGPRAKALAARTFELTQFLAEQCGRVDFGAQLDGHATYHDSCSSLREMNVKTAPRQLLSNVDGLTLTEMQETDACCGFGGTFCIKFPDVSNSMAARKVATINETGADLLLAGDMGCLMNLAGKMQRDGSKVKVRHVAEVLAGMTDEPAIGEETR; encoded by the coding sequence GTGTCCAGCCAGCCTGAAACGGCCCAGCCAAGAGTGCAACCCGGCGCCAATGTCGCCCTGTTCGTCACCTGCCTCGTCGATCTCTTCCGCCCCAGCGTCGGCTTTGCCGCGGTGAAGCTGTTGGAAGAGGCCGGTTGCCGGGTGCATGTGCCCGAGGCGCAGACCTGCTGCGGGCAGCCCGCCTATAATTCCGGCGATCGCGAGATGGCGGTGGAACTGGCCAAGCAGACCATTGCGGCGTTTGAAGGGTTTGACTTCATCGTGGCGCCCAGCGGTTCATGCGGCGGCATGATCAAGCATCACTACCCGCAGCTCCTTGCCGAAGACAAGGAATGGGGGCCGCGCGCCAAGGCGCTGGCCGCACGGACCTTCGAACTGACGCAGTTCCTGGCCGAGCAATGCGGCCGTGTCGATTTCGGCGCGCAGCTCGACGGTCACGCGACCTATCACGATTCGTGCTCATCCTTGCGCGAGATGAATGTGAAGACGGCGCCGCGGCAATTGCTGTCCAATGTGGATGGCCTGACGCTGACCGAGATGCAGGAAACCGATGCCTGCTGTGGTTTCGGCGGCACGTTCTGCATCAAGTTCCCGGATGTCTCCAATTCCATGGCGGCGCGCAAAGTGGCGACGATCAACGAGACCGGGGCCGACTTGCTGCTCGCCGGTGACATGGGCTGCCTGATGAATCTCGCTGGCAAGATGCAGCGCGACGGTTCGAAGGTGAAGGTGCGTCATGTGGCCGAAGTCTTGGCCGGCATGACGGACGAACCGGCGATTGGTGAGGAGACCCGCTAG
- the mltA gene encoding murein transglycosylase A, producing the protein MRGIYRKQRHGIGAWSRHAVACLSLAFLTACTPPEVPPGLKVSPASYSMLPGWGDDTLEGVLPALLNSCKAIGKQPDDAPVGPKALAGNAGDWRAPCAAAKEVATGADATVVRSFFERWFVPFQAEDMRGNTGLFTGYYEAELEASRTPDSLHMYPLYRAPRQPTRLTRAEIEAGGLRGQGLEFLWVKDPVDAFFLQIQGSGIVKLTDGSEIRVGYAGNNGQAFVAIGKLMIAEGIIDKNSASMQSIRTWLRANPAEARVMMNRNPRFIFFREVKENGPVGAMGVTLTAGRSLAVDPAFVPLGLPLWLDTTWPVGHGVIKKGAPLRRLMLAQDVGTAIKGPVRGDFFWGSGEEALAFAGAMKNPGKWFMLLPVTAAARKTLDVVDIVSSLK; encoded by the coding sequence ATGCGGGGGATATACAGGAAGCAACGGCATGGCATTGGCGCCTGGTCGCGCCATGCGGTCGCCTGCCTCAGCCTCGCCTTCCTTACCGCCTGCACGCCGCCCGAAGTGCCGCCGGGCCTCAAGGTAAGCCCGGCCAGCTATTCCATGTTGCCCGGCTGGGGTGACGACACGCTGGAGGGCGTGCTGCCGGCCTTGCTCAATTCCTGCAAGGCGATCGGCAAGCAGCCCGATGATGCGCCGGTGGGGCCCAAGGCCCTGGCCGGCAATGCCGGCGATTGGCGCGCACCCTGCGCTGCGGCCAAGGAGGTCGCCACCGGTGCCGATGCGACTGTCGTGCGCAGCTTTTTTGAGCGCTGGTTTGTGCCCTTCCAGGCCGAAGATATGCGCGGCAATACCGGCCTCTTCACCGGCTATTACGAGGCGGAGCTTGAAGCCTCGCGCACGCCGGATTCGCTCCACATGTACCCGCTCTACCGCGCACCCAGGCAACCGACGCGTCTTACCCGCGCCGAGATCGAGGCCGGTGGCTTGCGCGGTCAGGGTCTTGAATTTCTCTGGGTGAAAGATCCGGTCGACGCCTTCTTCCTGCAGATTCAGGGCTCGGGCATCGTCAAGCTCACCGACGGCTCGGAAATCCGCGTCGGCTATGCGGGCAATAACGGCCAGGCCTTCGTGGCGATCGGCAAGCTGATGATCGCTGAGGGCATCATCGACAAGAACAGCGCCTCGATGCAGTCGATTCGCACCTGGCTCCGCGCCAATCCGGCTGAGGCGCGGGTGATGATGAACCGCAACCCGCGCTTCATCTTCTTCCGCGAGGTCAAGGAAAATGGCCCTGTCGGCGCCATGGGCGTGACGCTGACGGCCGGGCGCAGCCTTGCCGTCGATCCCGCTTTCGTGCCCTTGGGCCTGCCGCTGTGGCTCGATACCACCTGGCCGGTGGGGCATGGCGTGATTAAAAAAGGGGCACCGCTTCGCCGCCTGATGCTGGCCCAAGACGTAGGGACGGCGATCAAAGGCCCGGTCCGTGGTGATTTCTTCTGGGGCAGCGGCGAGGAAGCGCTGGCTTTCGCTGGCGCCATGAAGAATCCGGGGAAATGGTTCATGCTCTTGCCAGTGACCGCTGCAGCGCGCAAAACTCTCGACGTCGTCGATATCGTCAGCAGCCTGAAGTGA
- a CDS encoding Tim44/TimA family putative adaptor protein — translation MQHLDIVFFAIVAVVLGWKLYSVLGRRTGNERRVDPFARPDPKDLASRRGGPRDDADAPVQIGTRRPTIVRPESDAPAEAPAANGQRDYSGRNGMSPRERRQIEADIARAPDDVRDGLAAIAKADPSFNPADFIGGAKIAFEMIVQAFAAGETKALQSLLARDLYESFAAAIADRQGKGWKQKTVVIGITQAQIIAATLSNKEARVTMKLVSEQTSVTEDAGGNVIEGDAAHVDSIIDIWTFARDTSSRDPNWQLVQTDQPS, via the coding sequence TTGCAACATCTCGATATCGTCTTTTTCGCCATCGTCGCCGTTGTCCTGGGCTGGAAGCTCTATTCCGTCCTCGGCCGCCGCACCGGCAATGAGCGCCGCGTCGACCCGTTCGCCAGGCCCGACCCCAAGGATCTCGCCAGCCGTCGCGGGGGCCCCCGCGACGATGCCGATGCGCCGGTCCAGATCGGCACCCGCCGCCCGACCATCGTCCGGCCGGAAAGCGATGCACCGGCGGAGGCTCCTGCCGCCAATGGCCAGCGCGATTACAGCGGCCGTAATGGCATGTCGCCGCGCGAGCGTCGCCAGATCGAAGCCGATATCGCCCGCGCGCCCGATGACGTGCGCGATGGGCTTGCCGCCATCGCCAAGGCGGATCCCAGCTTCAATCCGGCAGATTTCATCGGCGGTGCCAAGATCGCCTTCGAAATGATCGTGCAGGCTTTTGCTGCCGGCGAAACCAAGGCCCTGCAATCGCTGCTGGCGCGCGACCTTTATGAAAGCTTCGCCGCTGCCATCGCCGACCGGCAGGGCAAGGGCTGGAAGCAGAAGACGGTCGTCATCGGCATCACCCAGGCGCAAATCATCGCGGCCACCCTCAGCAACAAAGAGGCGCGTGTCACCATGAAACTGGTCAGCGAACAGACCAGTGTCACCGAGGATGCCGGCGGCAATGTGATCGAGGGCGACGCCGCCCATGTCGACAGCATCATCGACATCTGGACCTTCGCCCGCGACACCAGCTCGCGCGATCCCAATTGGCAATTGGTGCAGACCGACCAGCCGAGCTAA